A single genomic interval of Cydia splendana chromosome 10, ilCydSple1.2, whole genome shotgun sequence harbors:
- the LOC134794622 gene encoding lipase 3-like translates to MDYSKLVIIFAVLYSVSGKEYEYQQSGRTFRSWSDISNGVSSLASFIWGVEYILNGKETNGAVMAQDAYLTITELAKKYGYNMEEHKVMTEDGYILTVHRLQGRNATRNGKVVFLMHGIIESSDSWILQGPNKALGYILADNGYDVWMGNSRGNKHAMYHKELDAKNSDFWEFTWEEIGLYDVPAMIDHVLNMTGNEKLYFIGHSQGTTSFFVMNSMKPEYNDKINMMFSLSPVAWMRNIKSPLVRRVSSYLSFLGYFLSNLKAKWPSMDFLNKFTAAACNYAPNGCENLLYMLEGNDHHINKSLLPVILGHMPTGASAAQFVHFGQLVNSGRFSRFDFGEDINMVEYGLPSPPDYDVTKITVPVEMFYSDNDMLSDEADVDILKGKLPYVIGYNFLESYTHLDFLYAYNAKDKIYDKILRKINEN, encoded by the coding sequence ATGGATTATTCGAAATTAGTAATTATATTCGCAGTTTTGTATTCAGTTTCTGGTAAAGAATACGAATATCAGCAATCTGGTAGAACTTTCCGGTCATGGTCCGATATAAGTAATGGTGTATCAAGCCTGGCAAGTTTTATATGGGGAGttgaatatattttaaatggaAAAGAGACAAATGGAGCTGTGATGGCACAGGACGCCTATTTAACCATAACAGAACTCGCGAAAAAATATGGTTATAATATGGAAGAGCACAAAGTTATGACCGAAGATGGTTATATATTGACCGTGCATAGATTGCAAGGAAGAAATGCTACTCGCAATGGGAAAGTAGTTTTTCTAATGCACGGAATTATTGAATCTTCAGACAGTTGGATTCTTCAAGGGCCTAATAAAGCTTTAGGATACATTTTAGCAGACAACGGATATGATGTGTGGATGGGAAACTCAAGAGGAAATAAGCACGCAATGTACCATAAAGAGCTGGATGCGAAAAACAGTGATTTCTGGGAATTTACTTGGGAAGAAATCGGTTTATACGATGTCCCTGCAATGATAGACCACGTTCTAAATATGACCGGTAACGAAAAATTGTACTTCATTGGACATTCGCAAGGCACAACTAGTTTCTTCGTAATGAATTCGATGAAACCTGAATATAATGACAAAATCAATATGATGTTTTCACTATCACCGGTTGCTTGGATGAGAAATATTAAAAGCCCTTTGGTAAGAAGAGTTTCATCGTATTTAAGTTTCTTGGGATATTTTCTTTCCAATTTGAAGGCAAAATGGCCGAGTATGGATTTCTTAAATAAGTTTACAGCAGCGGCTTGTAATTACGCACCTAACGGTTGCGAGAACTTATTATACATGTTGGAAGGTAACGATCATCATATAAATAAAAGCCTTTTGCCTGTAATCTTAGGGCATATGCCTACGGGAGCGTCGGCTGCTCAATTCGTGCATTTTGGGCAGTTGGTGAACTCAGGAAGATTTTCAAGGTTTGATTTCGGTGAAGATATCAACATGGTGGAATATGGACTGCCTTCGCCACCGGATTACGATGTGACAAAGATAACAGTTCCTGTAGAAATGTTCTACAGTGACAATGATATGTTATCGGATGAGGCGGATGTAGATATACTGAAAGGGAAGCTGCCTTATGTGATCGGATATAATTTCTTGGAGAGCTACAC